From Pseudomonas sp. B21-028, one genomic window encodes:
- a CDS encoding alginate O-acetyltransferase AlgX-related protein: MTTPKKPVPSAPPPPSDLVTRTSKISGYTLIGLLGIGLISCGWLLFSGKVQMLPPNLTRDAVVHGEVTHRIAKQLSNAWFPEQAANLERAASWLLFHDTGPRVRPGCQGWLFLTDEMRINHHARANAETKAKAVIDVQRRLNQRGIQLLVAVVPDKSRIAAEQLCGLDRPAELARRAEEWTATLNQAGVSALNLAPTLQPLGASAYLRTDTHWSETGSNAAARAIAQQVQAMGIHATPQKTFATLSNAAALRAGDLVHLAGIDWLPLSWQPTPETVAATQVSEQPQAAQDGGDNLDDLFGDEGLPNVALIGTSFSRNSNFVGFLQLALGAPVGSFAKDGGEFSGGANQYFSNPAFRDTPPKLLIWEIPERDLQTPYEVIGMLNGQE, from the coding sequence ATGACGACGCCAAAGAAGCCTGTGCCCAGCGCACCGCCGCCCCCCAGCGACCTGGTTACCCGAACCAGCAAAATCTCCGGCTATACACTGATCGGCTTGCTCGGTATCGGCTTGATTTCCTGTGGCTGGCTGTTGTTCAGCGGCAAGGTGCAAATGCTGCCGCCCAACCTGACCCGCGATGCGGTGGTGCATGGCGAGGTCACCCACCGTATTGCCAAGCAACTGTCCAACGCCTGGTTCCCGGAACAGGCCGCCAATCTGGAGCGCGCCGCCAGTTGGCTGCTGTTCCATGACACCGGGCCGCGGGTGCGTCCGGGTTGCCAGGGCTGGCTGTTCCTCACCGATGAGATGCGTATCAACCATCACGCCCGGGCCAACGCCGAGACCAAGGCGAAGGCAGTGATCGACGTCCAACGGCGACTGAACCAGCGCGGCATTCAATTGCTGGTGGCGGTGGTGCCGGACAAGAGCCGCATCGCCGCCGAGCAACTGTGTGGCCTGGATCGCCCGGCCGAACTGGCCCGGCGGGCGGAGGAGTGGACCGCGACACTGAATCAGGCAGGGGTATCGGCGCTGAACCTTGCACCCACATTGCAGCCGTTGGGTGCATCGGCTTACCTGCGTACCGACACACACTGGAGCGAGACCGGCTCCAATGCGGCGGCACGGGCGATTGCGCAACAGGTTCAGGCGATGGGTATTCACGCCACGCCACAAAAAACCTTTGCAACCCTCTCCAACGCGGCGGCCCTGCGTGCAGGTGACCTCGTGCACCTGGCCGGCATCGACTGGCTGCCGCTGAGCTGGCAACCCACCCCGGAAACCGTCGCGGCCACCCAAGTCAGCGAGCAGCCGCAAGCTGCCCAGGACGGCGGCGACAACCTCGACGATCTGTTTGGCGATGAAGGCCTGCCCAACGTCGCGCTGATTGGCACCTCGTTCTCGCGCAACTCCAATTTCGTGGGTTTCCTCCAGTTGGCACTGGGGGCCCCGGTCGGCAGTTTCGCCAAGGACGGTGGCGAGTTTTCCGGCGGTGCCAACCAGTACTTCAGCAACCCGGCTTTTCGGGATACGCCCCCCAAGCTGCTGATCTGGGAGATTCCCGAGCGTGACCTGCAGACGCCGTATGAGGTGATCGGGATGTTGAATGGGCAGGAGTGA
- a CDS encoding IlvD/Edd family dehydratase — protein sequence MSDTPKRLRSEQWFNDPAHADMTALYVERYMNYGMTREELQSGRPIIGIAQTGSDLTPCNRHHLELAQRVKAGIRDAGGIPMEFPVHPIAEQSRRPTAALDRNLAYLGLVEILHGYPLDGVVLTTGCDKTTPACLMAAATTDLPAIVLSGGPMLDGHYKGDLIGSGTVLWHARNLMAAGEIDYEGFMEMTTAASPSVGHCNTMGTALSMNALAEALGMSLPGCASIPAPYRERGQMAYATGKRICELVRQDIRPSQIMTRQAFENAIAVASALGASSNCPPHLIAIARHMGVELSLDDWQRIGEDVPLLVNCMPAGKYLGESFHRAGGVPSVMHELQKAGRLHADCATVSGRTIGEIVGNSRTSDVDVIHPFDTPLKHRAGFIVLSGNFFDSAIMKMSVVGEAFRKTYLSEPGAENSFEARAIVFEGPEDYHARIDDPALDIDERCILVVRGTGTVGYPGSAEVVNMAPPAALIKRGIDSLPCLGDGRQSGTSASPSILNMSPEAAVGGGLALLKTNDRLKVDLNTRTVNLLIDEAEMERRRLEWVPQMPPSQTPWQELYRQLVGQLSTGGCLEPATLHLRVIARSGEPRHSH from the coding sequence ATGAGTGACACGCCCAAACGCCTGCGCAGCGAACAATGGTTCAACGATCCGGCCCACGCGGACATGACGGCCTTGTACGTCGAGCGCTACATGAATTACGGGATGACCCGCGAAGAGCTGCAATCGGGACGCCCGATCATCGGTATTGCCCAGACCGGCAGCGACCTGACGCCCTGCAACCGCCATCATCTGGAGCTGGCGCAACGGGTCAAGGCCGGTATTCGCGATGCAGGCGGCATTCCCATGGAGTTTCCGGTACATCCGATTGCCGAACAATCGCGTCGGCCCACCGCGGCACTGGACCGCAACCTGGCCTATCTGGGGCTGGTGGAAATCCTCCACGGCTACCCCCTGGACGGCGTGGTGCTCACCACCGGTTGCGACAAGACGACCCCGGCCTGCCTGATGGCGGCCGCAACCACCGACCTGCCAGCCATCGTCCTGTCCGGCGGGCCGATGCTCGACGGTCACTACAAGGGCGACCTGATCGGCTCAGGCACCGTACTCTGGCATGCGCGCAACCTGATGGCAGCCGGTGAAATCGACTACGAAGGCTTCATGGAAATGACCACCGCGGCGTCGCCGTCGGTAGGCCACTGCAACACCATGGGCACTGCCCTGTCGATGAATGCCCTGGCCGAAGCCCTGGGCATGTCGCTGCCGGGCTGCGCGAGCATTCCGGCGCCCTACCGCGAGCGCGGACAAATGGCCTATGCGACGGGCAAGCGCATCTGCGAGTTGGTCCGACAAGACATTCGTCCCTCGCAGATCATGACCCGCCAGGCCTTTGAAAATGCCATCGCCGTCGCTTCGGCGTTGGGCGCTTCGAGCAACTGCCCGCCGCACCTGATAGCCATTGCCCGGCACATGGGCGTCGAATTGAGCCTGGATGATTGGCAACGGATTGGCGAAGACGTACCGCTGCTGGTCAATTGCATGCCGGCGGGCAAGTACCTGGGCGAAAGCTTCCACCGGGCTGGAGGCGTACCCTCGGTCATGCACGAACTGCAAAAAGCCGGGCGCCTGCACGCGGACTGCGCCACGGTCAGCGGCCGAACCATCGGCGAAATCGTGGGCAACAGCCGGACCAGCGACGTCGACGTCATCCATCCCTTCGACACACCACTCAAGCACCGTGCCGGGTTCATCGTGCTCAGTGGCAACTTCTTCGACAGCGCGATCATGAAGATGTCGGTGGTGGGCGAGGCGTTCCGCAAGACCTACCTGTCCGAACCCGGCGCCGAGAACAGTTTCGAAGCCCGGGCCATCGTGTTCGAAGGCCCGGAGGACTATCACGCACGCATCGACGACCCGGCGCTGGACATCGACGAGCGCTGTATCCTCGTCGTCCGCGGTACCGGCACCGTGGGCTATCCCGGCAGTGCCGAAGTGGTGAACATGGCCCCGCCGGCCGCCCTGATCAAACGCGGCATCGACTCGCTGCCGTGCCTGGGCGACGGGCGCCAGAGCGGCACCTCCGCGAGCCCGTCGATCCTCAACATGTCCCCGGAAGCCGCCGTTGGCGGTGGTCTGGCGTTGCTCAAGACCAACGATCGCCTGAAAGTGGACTTGAACACCCGCACCGTCAACCTGTTGATCGACGAGGCCGAGATGGAGCGGCGCCGACTCGAATGGGTGCCGCAGATGCCTCCCTCGCAGACACCTTGGCAAGAACTCTATCGGCAACTGGTGGGGCAGCTTTCCACTGGAGGCTGCCTGGAACCCGCCACCTTGCATCTGCGGGTGATTGCCCGTAGCGGTGAGCCACGGCATTCGCATTGA